GCCGAAGGGGCGACGATCCGGCTCGAATCGGTGCAGAACGCCAACGACCAGGCGACGATCGTGGCGAAGACGATCCTCGGCGAGGACGTCGCTTACGATGCCGTGCCGTGGTTCTGGTCGAACCAGTACGACCTGCGCCTGCAAACGGTCGGGCTGTCGATCGGGCATGACGCGGTGGTGGTGCGCGGAGTTCCCGAGAGCCGCAGCTTCTCGGTGATCTACCTCAAGGCCGGCCGTGTCATCGCGCTCGATTGCGTCAACGCCACCAAGGACTATGTGCAGGGCCGTGCGCTGGTGCTGGCGGGCGCGGTGATCGACCCCGCGTTGCTCGCCGATGCCGACGTACCACTCAAGGCGATGCTGCCCGCCTGATTTCGGAGACGTTGATGAGCCTGTTCCTTGCCGCCGCTCTGCTCGTTGACCAGACCACGCCGATCCCCAAGCTGCCGCCGGCGAACCCGATCCCGCTCGCGGATGCCGATACCGGCGCGGTGATGGCGCCGGTCACCGCGTTCCTCGCCGGTGTCGCGGCGAGCGACCCCAAGGCGATCCTCGCAGTGGTGCGCGCCGACGGCGGCGCGACCTATGCGGCCGAGAACCCGGACGGCACGCGCACGATCACGCGGCGGAGCTGGGCCGAGGTCGCGGCGCGCTTCGCCCCGGGCGCCGACCGCTTCGAGGAGCGGATCAGCGACCCCGCGATCGAGAGCGACGGCGATATCGCGATGGTGTGGGCGCCCTACACCTTCCGCATCAACGGCACGCTCCATCATTGCGGCGTCGATCATTTCGATCTGGTCCGCGAAGGCGGCACCTGGAAGATCGCCAATGCGAGCTGGTCGTCGCGCACGACGGGGTGCGACGCACAATAATCGATTTCGGGCCGAACTGGCATAATCCTGCGACAAAGTGCGGGCATCCGGGCTCCGTTACGAAACGGGGACGATTTCCATGCGCCGCAGCTCTGCCATAATGTTTCTCGCATGCGCGAGCATCGCGACGATCGCCGCCGCGCAGGATGGCGCGCCGACGCGGCACGCTCCGACGCCGCCCGAAGAGGCTACGGAGGCTGAGGAGCCTGACATCGTCGTGCAGGGCGTAAAGCCGCCCGGCTCGGTGGTTGGCGACATTCCGCCCGAACAGACGCTCGGGCCGGCCGACATCCGCTCCTACGGGGTCAGTTCGGTCGCCGATCTGCTCACCGAATTGTCGCCGCAGACGCGCAGCGACCGTGGCGGTGGCGGCGCGCCGGTGGTGCTGCTCAACGGCAAGCGCATCTCCAGCTTCGCCGAAATCCGCGACATCCCGACCGAAGCGATCCTGCGCGCCGAAATCCTGCCCGAAGAGGTCGCGCTGAAATACGGCTACCGCGCCGATCAGCGCGTGGTGAACATCGTGCTGCGCCGCCGCTTCCGCGCGCTCACCACCGAACTCGCCGATACGATGCCGACCGCCGGCGGCAACAATAGCCCTGGCATCGAGGCCGATCTGCTCAAGATCCAGAGCGGCACGCGCGCCAACGTCCACCTCTCGTACAAGTCGAGCTCGGCGCTGACCGAGGACGAGCGCGGCATAACCTCGTCATCGCGCAATGGCGTGACCGGGGTGGTCAGCCCGCTCAACCCGAACGGATATCTCGACCCTGCGCTCGGAACGCTGACGACGGCCAGCCTGCCCCGCGCGGCCGCCACCGCCAATCCCGCGCTCGGCGATTTCGCGGCGGCGGCGGCGAACCTTACCGATCAAAGCCCGTATCGCACGCTCGTTCCCTCGAGCCGCGACTTCGCGGTCAATTCGAACTACGCGACATCGATCTTCGGCAACGTCAGCGCGGCGTTCAACGGGCGTCTCGAAGTCACCGACAGCCACGCGCTGAACGGCTTGCCCAACGCCGCGCTGACGCTGCCGGCGGGCAACCCGTTCTCACCCTTCTCGCAAAATGTGGTGCTCGATCGATCGGTCGGCGCGGGCTATCTGCCGCTGCGGCAGGATTCGTCCAGCGTGATCGCGCATTTCGGCACCACGCTCAACGGCAATGCCGGCACGTGGCAATGGTCCGTGACGGGCACGTATGACCGCACCGACAGCAAGACGTTCACCGATCTCGGCATCGATACGTCCGCGTTCCAGGCGCGGCTCAACGCGGGTGATCCGACCGCCAATCCCTATGGATCGCTTGCCGGCCAGTTGGGCGCGCTGCCGGTCAACCGCGGCACTTCGACCGCGCAGACCGGCGGCGCCGACGCGCTGTTCAGCGGCACGCTGTTCAAGCTGCCGGCGGGCGCGATCTCGACCGCGATCCGCGTCGGCGCGCAGACCAACAGCTTCGACAGCCGCTCGTACCGTTCGAACATCGAACAGGCCGGCACCGTCCGGCGCGACATCGTCAACGGCCAGATCAACGTCGACATTCCGCTCACCAGCCGGTCGAAGCAGGTGCTGGGCGCGATCGGCACGCTGTCGGCCAACGTCAACCTCGCGGTCGATCATCTCTCCGATTTCGGCACGCTGACGACGGTCGGCTACGGGGTGAACTGGGCGCCGGTGCCGGCGTTGCGCATCATCGCTTCGGCGACCGATGAGGACGACGCGCCGACCGCGCAGCAACTCGGCAACCCGAGCATCGTCACGCCCAACGTGCGCGTGTTCGATTACGTCACCGGCAACAACGCGATCGTCACCGCGATCAGCGGCGGCAACCGCGCGTTGATCGCCAGCACGACACACACCAAGAAGCTCCAGGCGACTCTCAAGCCGTGGGCGGCGAAGGACATCAACCTCACCGCCAATTACGTGCAGGTCCGCACCGAGAATCCGGCGGTGTCCTTCCCCGGTGCGACCGCCGCGATCGAAAGCGTGTTCCCCAACCGGTTCGTGCGCGATGCCGAGGGCGATCTGACCCAGGTCGATCAGCGGCCGATCAACTTCGCCGAATCGAGCCGATCGGAACTGCGCTGGGGCGTCAACTTCTCGGTGCCGCTCAAGTCGAAGATCCAGAAGGCGTTCGAGGCCTATCGCGCCGGCAAGGGGCCGAACCCGCTGGAGGGCTTGATGCCGCCGGGCGGACGCCGGCCCGAGGGCGCGCCTCCGGGCGGGCCGGGCGGAGGCCCACGCAACGGCGGTTTCGGTGGACCGGGCGCTGGTGGACCCGGCGGCTCGGGCGGTCCGGGCGGTCCGGGTGGTCCGGGGGGCGGTGGTCCCGGCGGGGGCGGCTTTCGCGGTGGTGGCGGCGGC
This genomic stretch from Sphingomonas panacis harbors:
- a CDS encoding TonB-dependent receptor, yielding MRRSSAIMFLACASIATIAAAQDGAPTRHAPTPPEEATEAEEPDIVVQGVKPPGSVVGDIPPEQTLGPADIRSYGVSSVADLLTELSPQTRSDRGGGGAPVVLLNGKRISSFAEIRDIPTEAILRAEILPEEVALKYGYRADQRVVNIVLRRRFRALTTELADTMPTAGGNNSPGIEADLLKIQSGTRANVHLSYKSSSALTEDERGITSSSRNGVTGVVSPLNPNGYLDPALGTLTTASLPRAAATANPALGDFAAAAANLTDQSPYRTLVPSSRDFAVNSNYATSIFGNVSAAFNGRLEVTDSHALNGLPNAALTLPAGNPFSPFSQNVVLDRSVGAGYLPLRQDSSSVIAHFGTTLNGNAGTWQWSVTGTYDRTDSKTFTDLGIDTSAFQARLNAGDPTANPYGSLAGQLGALPVNRGTSTAQTGGADALFSGTLFKLPAGAISTAIRVGAQTNSFDSRSYRSNIEQAGTVRRDIVNGQINVDIPLTSRSKQVLGAIGTLSANVNLAVDHLSDFGTLTTVGYGVNWAPVPALRIIASATDEDDAPTAQQLGNPSIVTPNVRVFDYVTGNNAIVTAISGGNRALIASTTHTKKLQATLKPWAAKDINLTANYVQVRTENPAVSFPGATAAIESVFPNRFVRDAEGDLTQVDQRPINFAESSRSELRWGVNFSVPLKSKIQKAFEAYRAGKGPNPLEGLMPPGGRRPEGAPPGGPGGGPRNGGFGGPGAGGPGGSGGPGGPGGPGGGGPGGGGFRGGGGGFGGRGQGGGRLQFAVYHTWHFTDRVLVAQGGPALDLLRGDTIGSGGGQPRHEIEAQAGYSNNGLGARLSADWQSATDVTGGTVGNPDPLHFSALGTINLRLFADLGQRLDLVKAHPWVRGMRIAFGITNLFDTRQTVTDSQGATPVAYQPGYLNPLGRTVRLSVRKLLF
- a CDS encoding nuclear transport factor 2 family protein, with the protein product MSLFLAAALLVDQTTPIPKLPPANPIPLADADTGAVMAPVTAFLAGVAASDPKAILAVVRADGGATYAAENPDGTRTITRRSWAEVAARFAPGADRFEERISDPAIESDGDIAMVWAPYTFRINGTLHHCGVDHFDLVREGGTWKIANASWSSRTTGCDAQ